In Candidatus Ozemobacteraceae bacterium, a genomic segment contains:
- a CDS encoding aspartyl-tRNA synthetase: protein MIFYLRQSEIEVLFRQKPQTKDNGGFQHLLVTLQNRTSRKSGRIALFDRDIEKIRRYAFAYGNGGWEWRLKAIFARILGPNLGGDRPRPIQLTFDCLAA from the coding sequence ATGATCTTTTATCTTCGTCAATCTGAAATCGAAGTTCTCTTTCGGCAGAAACCCCAAACCAAGGACAATGGCGGATTTCAGCATCTTCTTGTAACGCTTCAAAACCGTACGAGCCGGAAATCTGGACGCATTGCCCTGTTCGATCGGGATATCGAGAAAATTCGGCGATATGCCTTTGCATATGGCAATGGGGGCTGGGAATGGCGACTCAAAGCCATTTTTGCCCGAATTCTTGGTCCAAATCTTGGCGGTGATCGCCCTCGCCCTATTCAACTGACCTTCGATTGTCTTGCGGCATAA
- a CDS encoding class I SAM-dependent DNA methyltransferase: protein MSDIVNKLWGFCHTLRHDGVDYGDYIEQLTYLLFLKMADEKEVEIPKGCGWGSLKNLSGQPLIDHYTGILQKLRDAKGLLGDIFAQAMPRFNNPVNLKKLVAMIDEEEWTALDVDVKGEAFEGLLEKAASEGKKGAGQYFTPRPLIQSIVSAMKPDPRGKADFTIIDPACGSGGFLMCAWEWLIGETKGAIDRREIKRIRERTYFGQDLVARPRRLALMNLFLHGLTPTIYLGDTIYEPERGERYDVILTNPPFGTKGANQVPDRDDFTIATSNKQLNFVQHCMSILKPGGRAAMVLPDNCLFEDKAGEVFEILMQDCNLHTILRLPRGTFTPYSQGVKANVVFFQKGLPTEQVWIYDARANVPSVTKKSRPLTREHFREFEAAYGADPAGRSPRTDAGPEGRFRRFHISEIKERGYKLDITWLKDESLEDADELPEPDALASEAIAELEAAVDGLREILMMIETNGQEKL, encoded by the coding sequence ATGTCTGATATCGTCAACAAACTCTGGGGCTTCTGTCACACGCTGCGCCACGACGGCGTCGATTACGGGGATTACATCGAACAGCTCACGTACCTGCTGTTCCTGAAGATGGCCGACGAGAAGGAAGTCGAGATTCCCAAGGGGTGCGGCTGGGGAAGCCTGAAGAATCTCTCCGGTCAGCCGCTCATCGACCATTACACCGGCATCTTGCAGAAACTGCGCGATGCAAAGGGGCTGCTGGGCGACATCTTTGCCCAGGCCATGCCCCGGTTCAACAATCCCGTCAACCTCAAGAAGCTCGTTGCCATGATCGACGAGGAGGAGTGGACTGCGCTCGACGTCGACGTGAAGGGTGAGGCGTTCGAGGGGCTGCTGGAAAAAGCCGCATCCGAAGGGAAGAAGGGGGCCGGCCAGTATTTCACGCCGCGCCCGCTCATCCAATCTATCGTGAGTGCTATGAAACCAGACCCGCGCGGGAAGGCTGATTTCACCATCATCGACCCCGCCTGCGGGAGTGGCGGATTCCTCATGTGTGCTTGGGAATGGCTGATCGGCGAGACGAAGGGCGCGATCGACCGGCGCGAGATCAAGCGGATCAGGGAACGGACCTATTTCGGGCAGGATCTCGTCGCCCGGCCGCGTCGGCTGGCCCTGATGAACCTGTTCCTGCACGGCCTGACGCCGACGATCTATCTCGGCGACACGATTTACGAGCCGGAACGGGGCGAGCGGTACGACGTGATTCTGACGAATCCGCCGTTCGGCACCAAGGGCGCGAACCAGGTGCCTGACCGGGACGATTTCACCATCGCCACCTCGAACAAGCAGTTGAACTTCGTCCAGCACTGCATGAGCATTCTCAAACCCGGTGGCCGGGCCGCGATGGTGCTGCCCGACAACTGTCTCTTCGAGGACAAGGCCGGTGAGGTGTTCGAGATTCTGATGCAGGACTGCAACCTGCATACGATCCTGCGTCTGCCGCGAGGGACGTTCACGCCGTATTCTCAGGGCGTCAAAGCCAACGTCGTGTTCTTCCAGAAGGGGCTCCCGACCGAACAGGTCTGGATCTACGATGCACGTGCCAATGTCCCGAGCGTCACTAAGAAATCCCGGCCCCTGACCCGCGAGCATTTCCGGGAGTTCGAAGCCGCCTACGGCGCCGACCCGGCCGGCCGGAGTCCGCGAACGGATGCCGGGCCCGAGGGCCGGTTTCGTCGGTTCCACATCAGCGAGATCAAAGAGCGGGGCTACAAGCTCGACATCACCTGGCTCAAGGATGAATCCCTGGAAGACGCCGACGAACTCCCCGAGCCCGACGCCCTGGCCTCCGAAGCCATCGCCGAACTCGAAGCCGCCGTCGACGGCCTCCGTGAAATACTGATGATGATAGAAACAAATGGGCAAGAGAAATTATGA
- a CDS encoding restriction endonuclease subunit S, which yields MPFIGMENIESHSRRVLRFERAGDYKSDGFRFFPGDILYGRLRPYLNKVWCADREGICSGEFIVLPPSKSIDSSLLAYALSQHDFVCFASDLNRGDRPRVTFEQIGEYELEIPETVEEQKRLAARLNRITAHLGEVKARLATIPPLLKRSRQSILAAACSGR from the coding sequence ATGCCCTTCATTGGCATGGAAAATATTGAATCTCATTCTCGGCGTGTTTTACGGTTCGAACGAGCAGGTGATTATAAGTCTGATGGCTTTCGTTTTTTCCCGGGTGACATATTGTATGGCCGACTTCGCCCATATTTGAACAAAGTTTGGTGTGCAGATCGAGAGGGAATTTGCTCAGGTGAATTTATTGTTCTTCCACCCTCAAAAAGCATTGATAGTTCACTTCTTGCATATGCGCTTAGCCAGCACGATTTTGTGTGTTTTGCTAGCGATTTGAATAGAGGTGATCGACCCCGGGTAACATTTGAGCAAATCGGGGAATACGAACTAGAAATACCAGAGACAGTTGAAGAGCAGAAACGTCTTGCTGCAAGACTTAACCGCATTACGGCTCATCTCGGCGAGGTGAAGGCCCGCCTTGCCACCATTCCCCCCCTCCTCAAACGCTCCCGCCAATCCATCCTCGCCGCCGCCTGCTCCGGCCG
- a CDS encoding XRE family transcriptional regulator — protein sequence MSAKQLFGERLKGARTAQGLSLRDLAEMVGVSAQALSNYERGEVMPGSAILISLARALRVKIEFFFRPVTIALADLEFRKKNALQAKEQRSIIGRIHDWLERYEQVENLFPHRIEDSFLASANQRNVSSAEEVEAIALELRNVWNLGLAPIENMTALLEEHGVRVYLIKDTPDSFDACAFRTNGRCGIVAQSELPGDRLRFNLAHELGHLIISTPEEGDKRTREKPTMRFAAAFLVPQDVAIRELGRKRHHLDIDELYLLKRKYGLSMSAWIYRAKDLDIITPSTAQHLFMAFRKRGWLTREPGEPYPAESKPSMMRQLVLRAHAESLISESKAAELLGQNLNQFRQESLGQNV from the coding sequence ATGTCTGCGAAGCAACTTTTTGGCGAGCGTCTCAAGGGGGCGCGAACGGCGCAGGGGCTTTCGCTGCGCGATCTTGCCGAGATGGTCGGCGTTTCCGCGCAAGCCCTTTCCAACTACGAACGGGGAGAAGTCATGCCCGGTTCGGCGATCTTGATCAGCCTTGCTCGCGCCCTCAGGGTGAAGATCGAATTCTTTTTCCGGCCGGTCACCATCGCCCTGGCGGATCTCGAATTCCGAAAGAAAAACGCTCTGCAGGCCAAAGAGCAGCGTTCCATCATCGGCCGCATTCATGATTGGCTCGAGCGCTATGAACAGGTAGAGAACCTGTTTCCTCACCGCATCGAAGATTCCTTCCTCGCTTCCGCCAACCAGCGAAACGTCTCGTCCGCCGAAGAGGTCGAAGCGATTGCTCTTGAACTGCGCAACGTCTGGAACCTCGGTCTGGCACCGATCGAGAACATGACCGCACTCCTCGAAGAACATGGGGTGCGGGTCTACCTCATCAAGGATACGCCGGATTCCTTCGATGCCTGCGCGTTCCGAACCAATGGCCGATGCGGCATCGTCGCGCAGTCCGAGCTTCCCGGCGATCGGCTTCGTTTCAATCTTGCCCATGAACTTGGTCATCTGATCATCAGCACCCCGGAAGAGGGCGACAAGCGCACGCGCGAGAAACCCACGATGCGATTTGCGGCCGCCTTCCTCGTGCCGCAGGACGTCGCCATTCGGGAGCTTGGCCGGAAACGCCATCATCTCGACATCGATGAACTCTACCTCCTCAAGCGGAAATACGGCCTCAGCATGAGCGCCTGGATATACCGGGCGAAAGATCTCGACATCATCACACCGTCCACCGCTCAGCACCTCTTCATGGCCTTCCGGAAACGTGGCTGGCTGACCCGAGAACCGGGTGAACCATACCCGGCCGAATCGAAGCCCTCCATGATGCGGCAACTGGTTCTGCGTGCCCATGCGGAATCGCTCATTTCCGAGAGCAAGGCTGCCGAGCTCCTGGGGCAGAATCTCAATCAATTCCGTCAAGAGAGCCTCGGCCAGAATGTCTGA